One window from the genome of Pyrus communis chromosome 16, drPyrComm1.1, whole genome shotgun sequence encodes:
- the LOC137721398 gene encoding probable membrane-associated kinase regulator 6, giving the protein MEASQPLSIESFSYSWLVNLKPASLESLDNSVRTSLDAYDEASFIEMDPTMPPSQRFFMNSQQDFKFDFPAAISQSPLTTLVHADELISNGYVLPLSVESLMKMEAYHRDEASNSSPLPSHLQKDAAPTGNHNSRDCSKSLRRCRRLSRRIFEKYLNFLRPLYKRIRGDHNHQHKANPKGGNLDKRSHSVKNCRVRSSETSQSPRISIAYSADDWRMSCDSESSIYEAVIHCKRSIGN; this is encoded by the exons ATGGAAGCATCCCAGCCTCTTTCCATTGAAAGCTTTTCATATAGTTGGTTAGTAAACCTTAAACCAGCTTCTCTGGAGAGCCTTGACAACTCTGTCAGAACCTCGCTTGATGCGTACGATGAGGCTTCCTTCATCGAGATGGACCCAACAATGCCGCCCTCTCAGAGGTTCTTTATGAATTCCCAGCAGGATTTCAAATTTGACTTCCCAGCTGCCATTTCACAATCTCCTCTCACTACCCTTGTTCATGCTGATGAGCTCATTTCCAACGGCTATGTTTTGCCTCTTTCTGTTGAGTCCTTAATGAAGATGGAGGCATATCATCGTGACGAGGCCTCAAATTCCAGTCCACTCCCTTCCCATTTACAAAAAGATGCTGCTCCAACCGGTAATCATAATTCTAGAGATTGCTCTAAATCATTGAGGAGGTGTAGAAGATTGTCGCGACGAATATTCGAGAAGTACTTGAATTTTCTTAGGCCCTTGTACAAAAGGATCAGAGGTGATCACAACCATCAACACAAAGCAAATCCTAAAGGTGGAAATCTTGATAAAAGGAGCCATTCGGTAAAGAACTGCAGGGTGCGTTCATCGGAAACTAGTCAATCTCCAAGAATAAGTATAGCATATTCCGCCGATGATTGGCGGATGTCATGTGATTCTGAGAGCTCAATCTATGAGGCAGTTATCCATTGCAAAAGATCCATAG GAAATTAA